The Silene latifolia isolate original U9 population chromosome X, ASM4854445v1, whole genome shotgun sequence genome contains the following window.
AGAAATATGGTATTGGAGATGGCGGCATGGTGGAAAAAAGATTTTTGTTGATGACGGGACTTGACGTTAATTTTAGTATTATGTGATTCTTTGTAatatttttgttttcatttaaATCTCTTATTTCTGATCTCTTCTAAGGACTTGAATTACATTTTCCGCTTAATTTTcttcacactttttttttttttgtttgctttTGCTTCCTCTCTTCACACAAATTATTTCCTTATCTTGCTTCGTTTTACTCCATTTTTTCCCTCCACTTTCTTTTATTATTCCCCGCCTCACACTAATGGTTGCATAAGCCAGTTCATATTAGCCAACACAAATTATTTTTGGACTAGTGCTttgtttttagtatttgatgttatttgaaatatttagtgtgtttatttaatttttaaaaatttatttgttcttttcggatttattacacctttttaccAAAAACATtcttatatattaatacttggttcacttttaaggtattccggacccttaaattttacttcggttttcaaaattgttttaatctttattcttgatttaaattctaagtttttataaaagaaatccgaacttcgattttaaaacctataagtttaccttggtttttgtattatgtttcactccctttttgtttttcacttttcctTTTCTATATTTTCGCATTTTAAGGTGTGCATTCAACCAtgaacggttctaaaggatgattcatgtcagccgaccccaaatcattttgggattaaggctctgttgttgttgttgttgctgctgctgcaaAGATTTGGCTATAACCAGTTGGCAACCGTGTGTTTTTGTTTATTATCTATTTTTTTTAATTGCTTATATAATAAATGCCAATTCTACTAGAGCCGAAGATTGACTACTATTTGGTTTTTGAGTATGATCGAATAAAGCAATGTGACTCTCTTACGGGTCACTCTTGTGACATAGTAGACTCAAATCACGACACACATTTTGTTTATAGTCATCCAAAATTTATTTTGCGTTTTAAATACTAGGGTAAGGCTCTGTATTCTGTACATTCAGCCCCCTTACCTCGACATGGGCGGGAACCTTCTAGGCACttgggtaatgttgttgatgCTGCTTATTTAAGCTCCCCTGTTCATGTCCAATATCGGATTGTGTACTttctaaaaatttgaaatttttgttgCTGTTTTCTCTCTTACAAAGCAGTTTTTGAGCTTCATCTTAAAGTCCGTTTTTCTATGCTAAATGTTTGATAAGTAATTGAACTATTCATGGTACCTATATTGTCTTCTGTATGGTTTCTTTTTTCATACATTCTTATTTGCATTATTACTTGTGCAGTTTTGGTGAATTATAATCTCTATTACTATTATAAGATATTGGGAAAACGACGTTTTGACTAGTGTGTGTTTTTGTTCTCCCTCATGCTAGGATTTTAACGGAGCTAAGGTGTCCCCAAAGGTATGTGATTCACATTTGGTTTCATTTGATTCATGTTGATTGCTAATGTGCACATGTTTTTATTATAATCCAGAATCACACCAAATTTGTGACTCGTCTAAAGCGTGCTGATAATAAGAGAGCCCTTAAAAGTCTCTTCTCTCTTTATGCAGATCCAGGGACCACTTTTCAGGTACTGCTCTTCAGGTTGTTAATTGTTGTTTCTCCAAGGATTTATTTTTAGGACTAAGATCAAGACAGTTGCTATTTCTTTATCTCCGCTGTATACACAATGTGATGCATTTATGTACTTCTATTACTAACATCTCTGCTAGTTGCGAGTCTAAGCAGGTTTGTTGTGTTTATATTCCTCATATTAgtgaagttttttttttaatccaTGATGCTTTTAGGATTTAATTCTTATGATTGGTAAGTTCTGCTTTGGATTTCTTCTCTCAACTTTCTGCTACGAAATGAAAAATTCATAATGATTTAGTTCACTTGTTATTATTTCAGCTCTGCGACTATTTACTGTTGAAGTGTTGATACATTTTACATAACAATTCTCATTATCGGTCATTGGAAAATACTCTTTTATTTTAACATAGGGTTAATGTTGCTTATATCCAACCCCTCTTACCTCGCCATAGTTGGGAGCCATTGGGTCACTAAATCTGGTCATTCTCTTTCAGAATGACGATCCGTGGAAGATGCGTGGTAGAATAAGCTGTGACACAGACTCTACTAAAAAAAGGCGGCCGAAATCAGAGCAGGAACGCGCTGAAAAGATCCATAACCAGAGGATGAGGCGTAAGATATACTGCTTCAGTTTCTTCATTTCGTCTTTTGTGCCTAGCACCATCCAACAAGTGCAATTGTATTTATTTCTCTCTTCAATGTGTTGTTGGGCCCGTTTACTGTTTTTCCAGTAGTTTATTAATGGCCAAAGCCACTAGAGGAAGGCATATGCCAACAAACAAAACTGAATGAGAAAACCAAACAATAAAGCCCGACAACCTAACTCATAAATCATAATCAAAGACTCGTCCAAACACAACAAAAACCAATTATAACGACCCAAAAGAGAACAAATACAACTTCTTCTCAAGGCTCTACAAACCAGCTGAAGATGTACAAGTATAACATGTCAGTGACTGCCAGCCTTCTTAGCCAATGTCCTTGTTATATTTCATATATTGACATCAAAATGGTGTTAAACATCGGCTGCAATAGCGCATAACGACTTATTTATGGGTATCGTTAGCTCATATTAAGTCACTATCGGCTGCACTTATCGCAGAACGACCAAGATTAAGCGGTGACGACTGATTCTAAGATCAATTATCAAACTGAGATTTTATGCCGTGCTTCATGGTTCTTTTCTGCAACTTTGCACGTCGTGCCCAATCCTTGTTTTGTTAAGATACATATGTGAATTACTTTATGGAAAGAAAGTTTATTTTGATAAGTTTGATGCTACATAGGCAAGTTCCGGAAAAAATAtcatggtgaagatgatgatccTGAAACCATCTTTGAAGCAACTTTGGGAGGTAGATTTTATACATGGTCTTTTGAATCCAGCAATGGATCTTCTCGACGTTCAAGTCCTCGATTTGACTGGAGAGATGCCTTTCGTGATACTAATGCCAGTGATAAAGGATGGGATACATTTAATGAACCTGATTATAAAGAGAAAACATGCAATGTAGGATTACCCAAGGATAGAGCATTGCTTGGTCTATCACCTAAGGGTCCTCTTCAGATGAAAGATGTGAAAAATGCGTATGACCTTTTCTGCTTTGTATGGCAATACAAGGAATTTCGAGTCATGAATGATTAAACCTACCCGCAACTCTAACCAGTTTTGCCTATCTTCCTTTCTTGCAGTTTTCACCTGTCAGCGTTAAAATGGCATCCTGATAAGCATCAAGGACCTACACAGGTTAGCATTTAAATGTCTAATAGGCTCTGTAACAACCTCCCAATTATATTCTCCTCATTAGATAATAATTGTCACCCGGTGTCAACTTTGACCAACATTTTCTCACTACCGCTACAACTATGAAAATGATCTTATGAAAATAGTAGTTTTGATAAGTCGAACATGATGAATTTTACATTGAAACTTTACAAATATGTAGATATTGGTCAAGTTTGACATCTTTTGACCACCAAAGTCAAATGAGGACAATACAAATGGGATGAAGGTAATATTTAGCTTTAGAGTTCGAGCTTGGCTCCCTATTTTTTTTACTAAAGATGTGTACCTCAAATTTATCTCTTTGTTCTTTGGTGTTAAATAGTAGCCATTTGATGCAGTTTTCAACGCTATTTTAGTTAAGGGTCATCCTTTAACCTGCCCTTTCTGGAGCCTTTTAAGTTTTAAGTCGGTGGGTGTAATGTCCTTGTTGGTTTCTAGGATATCACTTCACGATCTCAAAGTTACAATGCATCTCCTCTGTGATTCTTAACTTGTACATCAAATCTAAGACTTGGGACATAGGTTTCTGATCTCCGAAAGGTGACTGACTACTTTGGTGAGTGCAGGCAGCAGCTGAAGAAAAGTTCAAACTGTGCGTCAATGCCTACAACTCTTTGTGCAGTGCATTGTCCGAAGCCTGACTTCATTATTCAGTAAAGTAGTTGAAGACGTTTGACCTGGAAAATTTCGTAGGTACGCTTGATCTACCATGGTATTGTGCTATCTTACACCCCAGCTAATAAGAAAAACAAAAGTGTAGAACTTGGGACGCTTGGTTGTCTACAAACTAAAGATGTCTTAGCCTAATGTTTCTTATTAGCTAGTGTTTACACAATACCTATGAATTTTCTAAAGGCACATGTATCTTAAATAACaactagtcttgctatagacggatatatccgtctatagcaagagacgggtcaaatacccttaaagtggtgacatttttgggtcCCACTACGcaagttgttgtttgtcttatgcgtAATATGGTATGttacttgacccgtctttagttatagacggatagttcccgtctataatgagattttgtgcttaAATAATTTATTTCGAGTTCTTTCATGTATTGTTTCTGGGAAGCTAGAAAAGAACATGAAAGAGGATCTACAAGGGCCCTACCGTGAGCACTCAAGAAGTATTGGCGAGGTTgagttgcatttttttttttctatttaaaagaaaaaaaagattgaTGCTTCATTTAGGAGTTTTTATGTGCTTCAAACGATATCCGTACTTTTTTATTGAACTGCTGACCCAAAGCCAAACTGGAGCCTGTTACTTAGGCCTGAAACTTCCGTGTATTATTTCGTACTCGTAAGTTTATATTTGCTCCTCTGTTCCTCGGTCAGGACATTTAAACACTTGTAAATGTTAAGAGATTCGGACTCCACCGCCCGTCTTGATGCTTCTCAGGAAAGGCCCAAGGAGACTCTTTGTATATTAAGCACTCCAATCTACAATGGTTACACACATGCTAACATAATCTATGCTAGACAGAAGTATTCTCCCCATCCTGGCTATTTGTtatctttgattttggcacaaagactaaggAAAGAGGAGGATGCCAATTATTAGATGAGAACTTGagaagtggaccaaattgagagTGTCattgtgaatgatcaaattgtccATCAAAGACATTTCTTAAATAGAAAGGTAAATAATTGACTGAGATACCCCAAATGGAATCAACATTTTATTTTGAAGACTATACACTGTATTAGTCTAGATTAcgataaaacaaaataaaatgattTACAAAATTTGAATGTGATTCTTTTTATTTTGAAGTATGCAATTCTCAACTTAGCCTGTTATCCGGAGAAAGTCTGGATGTTAATGTGAACATAAGCTATACTCAACCCCTCTTTAACTCACGATATGTGAAATTCCTGAGGCATTAGAGTAATGTATATTAAGTTTAGAATCATGCGTGTGGAGGGTTGGGAGGCCAGATATAGTGTCGTAATAGTCTCTACCATCCCGAAGCTATGAATGCTCTAAAGAAAAGTACTTGTATGAATTGTTCAAAATCGTACTCGTAGTTGAGAGTAACAGGTTGGGATGACAATGGTTTGAGTCGAGGTAAAATTGTCAGATGCTAAACCCGTGTGTGACCTGAAAGGGTCCAATATGTGTGTGTCACAAAACCCCTTTGAAATAGTTAAATTTGATGAATGTTTGTAGCTGGCATTCTTTGTCTAAATGCAAGTAAAGTTGAACTAGTTGGACAGAGTTAAAGGTGAAGACAATTGATAATTTGTTAGCATGTTGAGTAAACGTAAGAGTTCCAAAACTAATATCACCATCAACCAGCCTAATAAAATTTTGTGTCAATGTAAGGTCCCACTTACTCCCACTAGATTACATTATTACTGCCGGAAACTAGAAAACAAGTAGAAATAAGCGTTCCCCTAGTTTTACCCTAGTCATGGGCAGAAAGGTAAATAGTTGaaaaagatttacaaagaaagctTTTAAATAACTATTCTTGAGAATTGAAGATGGATCTCGTTGTGCTGAGTGCTGACATAATTCGACTTTTATTACTTTGTGTAATTAAAAAGGAGTACAGTTTAGTTTAACAGAGTGGAGTGGTCAAAGCAGTCAGAACTCAGAAGAGAAGATGCCATAGGATGCAATTCAATGGTTGCTACAACATTTACTCCTATTACACAGTACTTACTTACTTTTCCATCCTGAGTATTACTTCTATTGAATATTGATTGTAAAATTGACAACAGCTATCAATTACTCAGGCTTTCAGTCTTTACACACATGCTCTTCTCGTCAAACCTCTTTCTTTTACGCACAGTACTTGTACTTCTTTCCTATTTTCAAGTACCCCCTCTTTAATACTTCTAGACAAAGGAGTAAATGCCAATGTTTAACTCACTTATTTAGGAGCTAGAAACATGGAGATTTTAACGATTTTTTCACATTATTAATTACGTAGTTACGTTACTAAATAATCCTTATAAAACCATTATATAAACGAGCCTTAAAAAGTTAGAGCGAAACTGAGAGTtaatttgttgttttgtttccaCACTTTAATAATTTAGTGTATGCATAACCTAAATTATTTACCAAGGTGAAAGAGTAACTTTTTTTGGTCGTTTATACAAAGTCCCAAACATGCCTTCAAAATACTTGAACAAGGTAAATTAATTCACAATTGAAGACAAATTACACACAAGACTATAGAAATGGACGCCATCTTATCTTACTATCTCATCTTTTTCTACAAGGAGTGTTTCTGGAGAGACCATTTCCTTTCGGTGGTCCAAATCGTATTCTGGTATCATCGAACGGCTCAAAATTTATGtgtaaaaataaagaaataatgaagtttggtgggaaaaatattattaaataatCCTTATAAAACCATTAGATAAACGAGCCTTAAATTATAAATTATACCAAACGAGAGGAAATGGATagagaaatggagaggatccattatCTTTTTCTACCAAACGAGAAACTCAACAATTATACTCCATACTTAGTTCTGGGCCATGGGTCTAATGGCCGCCCTGTACTTAGTAGTTAGTTCCGTCCCTGATCACATTAATCACATTACACTACAACTACAATCATGAACATGGCAAAAATGTAGTATAAAAAATTAAACTCATTACTTAAAAGATAAATATTTacaaaatttaattaaaaaatcaaaaacaaaggATAACAACAGAAGAAGAAACCATAACagcataaatcaaaatcaaaaacccaaaataaagacCCCAATTCCTCTTAAACTTGCCAAAATAACTCTCATGTGGTTCTTGATAATTAATCTCATAATCCTCCCCATTAACATAAACCACCTCATTACTATTACCATTATTAATATTACCACCATCTTCTCCGTCAACATAAAAGCGTCCCAATTTAAGTTGACGGAGTTTATCCGTCGCAAGCCCAAGCGTCAGTTTATGACAACGCCGCTGATACTTAAGCCCATTAATGCACCTCAGGGTTTGCGCCACGGACACGTAAAAGATCAAGTGAGCTAACGAGAGAATCGCGATTGGGACCCAACAATGGCGGCATTGTAGACGTGGGCTTAGTGATTGAGCTGCGAAAACTACCGCAAGAAATAAGAAAAAGTGGTTGAAAAGCTTCCAGAGTTGTTTCTTTTGAAGGTCTACAGCTCGTTTTTTTTCGAGGGTTTTTTCGAAGTGGAGTTGGATGATTGTGTTTAGGGTTTGAAGTGCGGTTTCTTTTGGGATTATTGTTGTGTGGTGTTGGGGTTGGGGTTCGTAGTCCGCCATTAATGGAGGAAAagaagggagagagagagagagagagaaaatgaGGGTGTAGAGTGAAGTGTGGGTATGTAAAAGAGTAGAGAGGAGGCAAGTGAGTGAGACTGTGTGAGAGTTGGTGTGATTTGTGGGAAAATGTTTGAGTGTTTTGTTTTGAGAGTTTGGGATAATAGAATCCAACGGCTATAAATGTTGGGATCACCGTTTTGTGGGCTCCGCATTCTTGTCATCTCACTATTTTCGGTGCAAATTAATCTTAAACCCATCATCTTTTACCGTAAATTAATAATTACACCTTTTATATAGAGTACtaattttctaaaaaaaaataaaactacaTTTTATAAACTTTTTAACAAGTTATTCCCCTCAAATATTCTTAGGTCAAAAATTACACCCATTTTCACATTTTAGTGACATATTCCGTCAAAATTTAAATTTCctgttttaaaccctaattttatgaCGAAATTGCCCTTCAAATATTTTTATATACTTAACTCTTCTCTCTCCCTCGTACCCTTCAATTCATTCATCAACTTCAATTCTCACCTCAAAACTCTCCCCTCTTCTCATATATTCCCCCAGTTAAGGTAATGTTCATTTTTAGTGGGTTTTTTCACTTTCTTTTGTGGTGATAATCTTAAGAAATTAAATTAATGATTGACTTAAGCAACTAACAAGAGAAAAACGAAGGCTGGACTTTTAATAAATTCCTAACAATGTGGAACGAATGTGGATGGTCGACATTTTATGTATTAAACAGCCTGTTTTACAAGATAAAATGAGGAGCATAATTGCAAAATTCTAAAGCACAAATGACAACAAGTGGACCCTCTTTTGTCTCTTAAAGAAGTCAAGACAGTTAAAGAGCAAGACAACTTCACAAGGTTGTTGCCTCACGCCTCAATTGCTGCCCAGGAGTCCTTTTGGACTCTTGTGACTACTTTTTAGGGCTTGCTTGGAAtgtgagtaattattaagggagtaatagagctaaaatgaactaTAAAACGGAGGGAAAGAATGAGAGTTGGAGATAGAAATAGATAGAAATGGGGAATATAGTGTAATAGTCActttattaagggagtaattgttcCCTACCTCTTCCCCCAAGTAATAcattacctccatatggaggtaataatTCCTCTCTCACCTCCTCTTTCCACCCTCCATAACCACCACAAAGCACCAATCTCCTCTTATTTCTTCTTATTATAACTCTCATTACTCCTTTAATAATTACTCCAATTCCAAGCAAGCCTTTAGGTGTAACTTTCAGctttgtatttttgttttgttgtcCTTTTAATTGTATCCCTTGGATTTGCTTTAAAATGAAGGGTCAAGATGTATTTAGAGCCTCTATATAAAGAGCTCATATCCCTTGTAACATTTCAgatttgaatgaatgaaaataggAGGTTTTTGAAAACCCCAagtctttgcttagtgcttagacATTTCATCTTTGCTTAGTACGAGAGAAcctccatttgcttagtgctttggagCGGAGTTGAgtccttgcttcgtgatcttggaCGAAACTACTCCTAGGCTTAAACTTGCTTCGTAttcttgtttaagtcatatcctTCTATCTTTCATTTTATGTTGCATAAAACTCACACAAATAAACCCCCAAAACAACGCCCTCAAAACTGAAACAACACTACACAAAAACAGCCTGTTTTCGACCCTATTTTTGTTGTATTGTTGCACCGTGTTAGTTGGGTTTGTTGTTGGTCGTAGCTCCTCCTCCGTTTATCGAGCGCTCATGCTAACGGGAGGGAGAGGACAAGATAAACAGTTTTCGGGACTGTTCTATCCTTAGCTTGGTTTTAGGTttcttttgatcttgtttttttGTCATTTGTAACGGTCTCGGGTAAGGTTGCAATTGTTTCAGTTTTTGTTGTCCATTGGTGGTTGTTTCGAACTCCTTTTCGGACCATCTAGGAGGGCTTCGCCGTTTTAGTCCACAATGGAAAGGgtatgtttgggatttgagatTTTATTATCGTATCCCCAATTTGCAATCCCACATCTGTTTGTTATGCCGCAATGGTAGACTATTCTGTTTACTCTCTTGAATGATCTCACCAAATTTGATGTATGATCAGATTTGATGTTTGATCAGATTTGATATGAGCCTCCTATTTCAAAATAAACAGAATGTTTCAGAACCCAAAAAAGTTTGACAAATTTTTGGGTATCGTTTGTTTAGAAAAGAACCAGGGTTACcaaattattttgtttaataGTTGAAAAACATTCAATTGAAGTAttagtgtggacaaggccctcgggaactgcgtccgcgggatccacactaggcataatcgactcgaggttctttcgaatcgaattaagcattattagagtcgccaccaagttttatgggaacttggaaccgttcaagtcaactttacacctttcatcgaaaagcataaaaccaatcgactacgagtgattaaagataaagacttgtaccctatatcactcgatttgaatgactctcgtaatccaatggtatttagacggatccacaaaccatagatcttgagtaaggggtgagggtacgtgttgggaagcccataaggacacccaaccccgcccgtcaataacggcctctactaagtcaagtatcggatttcaaacaaggtcatagctactacgatatatgagatgcaaacatcgttttaaccctaacatgtgaagtttctatgtcgatttagatgcaactaaactaactttgtcaaagttgtaatttagcatgtgggttgattgatctaagcaacatataaacgaaagcaaacaaggcttagggggaatgggggagccgttgggatctatcctattacaacccaggcatttcatgccgacacaacgagaaataaattacaactcaatctaattacaacaactatcgtaattactttgactcagattacaatacaaactaacaaaatacaacttaaattattaagtcttaataaacgaaacaaatgtaaacaaaaaaagctaaagctaagttagactaattaaagatgttagccgaattattagttaataaacaaattagattagaattaaactaattaaattaaaataaataagtataaaggcttgaaataaattaggtacaacttattaattaaattgaacccaacttattaaaattattcaccaatccatatttattaaaataggattagtaaacaattaaagaaacaaaagaagaaaagaaactaaaactggcagacccgtgcagtgcacggatcaaaagtcagacagacccgtgcaaggcacggtttttgtagaaaagcaaagttaattatgttttaattacgaaatcagtaaaataaattacgaaaaaattcattaaattaaatttacagattttgaaccataaaagataattaaaacgacttttaaaaaattagaaataaataaaacaaattaaaggt
Protein-coding sequences here:
- the LOC141623329 gene encoding uncharacterized protein LOC141623329 isoform X3: MQVIPRFRYLLFARNSLNFSQVSSFHSTPICYDKRKKKSNSGKGPQVPSKDFNGAKVSPKNHTKFVTRLKRADNKRALKSLFSLYADPGTTFQNDDPWKMRGRISCDTDSTKKRRPKSEQERAEKIHNQRMRRKFRKKYHGEDDDPETIFEATLGGRFYTWSFESSNGSSRRSSPRFDWRDAFRDTNASDKGWDTFNEPDYKEKTCNVGLPKDRALLGLSPKGPLQMKDVKNAFHLSALKWHPDKHQGPTQAAAEEKFKLCVNAYNSLCSALSEA
- the LOC141623329 gene encoding uncharacterized protein LOC141623329 isoform X1; this translates as MTSTRRKPYRKEILSQDSGFRNNALLAIWGFHLCLPIIIRKMQVIPRFRYLLFARNSLNFSQVSSFHSTPICYDKRKKKSNSGKGPQVPSKDFNGAKVSPKNHTKFVTRLKRADNKRALKSLFSLYADPGTTFQNDDPWKMRGRISCDTDSTKKRRPKSEQERAEKIHNQRMRRKFRKKYHGEDDDPETIFEATLGGRFYTWSFESSNGSSRRSSPRFDWRDAFRDTNASDKGWDTFNEPDYKEKTCNVGLPKDRALLGLSPKGPLQMKDVKNAFHLSALKWHPDKHQGPTQAAAEEKFKLCVNAYNSLCSALSEA
- the LOC141623331 gene encoding uncharacterized protein LOC141623331 codes for the protein MADYEPQPQHHTTIIPKETALQTLNTIIQLHFEKTLEKKRAVDLQKKQLWKLFNHFFLFLAVVFAAQSLSPRLQCRHCWVPIAILSLAHLIFYVSVAQTLRCINGLKYQRRCHKLTLGLATDKLRQLKLGRFYVDGEDGGNINNGNSNEVVYVNGEDYEINYQEPHESYFGKFKRNWGLYFGFLILIYAVMVSSSVVILCF
- the LOC141623329 gene encoding uncharacterized protein LOC141623329 isoform X2, encoding MTSTRRKPYRKEILSQDSGFRNNALLAIWGFHLCLPIIIRKMQVIPRFRYLLFARNSLNFSQVSSFHSTPICYDKRKKKSNSGKGPQVPSKDFNGAKVSPKNHTKFVTRLKRADNKRALKSLFSLYADPGTTFQNDDPWKMRGRISCDTDSTKKRRPKSEQERAEKIHNQRMRRKFRKKYHGEDDDPETIFEATLGGRFYTWSFESSNGSSRRSSPRFDWRDAFRDTNASDKGWDTFNEPDYKEKTCNVGLPKDRALLGLSPKGPLQMKDVKNAFHLSALKWHPDKHQGPTQILVKFDIF